Proteins encoded by one window of Deinococcus sedimenti:
- the cmk gene encoding (d)CMP kinase: MIVTIDGVAASGKSSVSSGVAQALGVPYVSSGLLYRAVTLLGLTAGVDLADAPALLPLLGEVRLEPLASGNRVWNADTDLTADLHSTRVDTGVSVVAALPEIREWVDAQLRALPAPLVAEGRDMGTNVFPHAPHKFYLTASARVRAERRARERPEDIPAIEAALTERDRLDTTQSAPAPDARVIDTGPLTLQGVIDTILTALH; encoded by the coding sequence ATGATCGTGACCATTGATGGCGTCGCCGCCAGCGGAAAATCCAGCGTGTCCTCCGGCGTCGCGCAGGCCCTCGGCGTGCCCTATGTCAGCAGCGGCCTGCTGTACCGCGCCGTGACCCTCCTCGGCCTGACCGCCGGGGTCGACCTCGCCGACGCCCCCGCCCTGCTGCCCCTGCTTGGCGAGGTGCGTCTGGAACCCCTCGCCAGCGGCAACCGCGTCTGGAACGCAGACACCGACCTGACCGCCGACCTGCACAGTACCCGCGTGGACACCGGCGTCAGCGTCGTGGCTGCCCTCCCGGAAATCCGTGAGTGGGTGGACGCCCAGCTGCGCGCCCTCCCCGCCCCCCTCGTCGCCGAGGGACGTGACATGGGCACCAACGTCTTCCCGCACGCGCCGCACAAGTTCTACCTGACCGCCAGCGCCCGCGTCCGCGCCGAGCGCCGCGCGCGTGAGCGCCCCGAGGACATCCCCGCCATCGAGGCCGCCCTGACCGAACGCGACCGCCTGGACACCACCCAGAGCGCCCCCGCCCCGGATGCCCGCGTCATCGACACCGGGCCTTTGACGCTACAGGGCGTGATCGACACCATTCTCACCGCCCTACACTGA
- a CDS encoding peptidylprolyl isomerase, giving the protein MKHAALILTALLALTACQKKDDATTTDTKTDTAATDTTPATETPTTDTKADTTPAVTEPGAVPAGYTEVPFLTTEPKREFKAEPDMALTEGKDYYALIDTSRGQILADLYEQETPVTVNNFVFLARNHYFDGIRFHRVIDGFMAQTGDPKSVDEAKKAEWGTGGPGYQFADEFRQKLTFNSGGILAMANSGPATNGSQFFITFEPTDFLNGKHTIFGKVVTGDDLLPKLTRTMDQNNSEVAGAVADQILTVRILTKG; this is encoded by the coding sequence ATGAAACATGCTGCTCTGATCCTCACGGCCCTGCTGGCCCTGACCGCCTGCCAGAAGAAGGACGACGCGACCACGACCGACACGAAGACGGACACGGCCGCGACGGACACCACCCCTGCCACCGAGACGCCCACCACGGACACCAAGGCCGACACCACGCCCGCCGTGACAGAACCCGGCGCGGTCCCCGCCGGGTACACCGAGGTGCCGTTCCTGACCACCGAACCCAAGCGCGAATTCAAGGCCGAGCCGGACATGGCCCTGACCGAAGGCAAGGACTACTACGCGCTGATCGACACGAGCAGGGGGCAGATCCTCGCGGACCTGTACGAGCAGGAGACGCCCGTCACGGTGAACAACTTCGTGTTCCTGGCCCGCAACCACTACTTCGACGGCATCCGCTTCCACCGCGTGATCGACGGGTTCATGGCGCAGACCGGCGACCCCAAGAGCGTGGACGAGGCGAAGAAGGCCGAGTGGGGCACCGGCGGCCCCGGCTACCAGTTCGCGGACGAGTTCCGCCAGAAGCTGACGTTCAACAGCGGCGGCATCCTCGCCATGGCCAACAGCGGCCCCGCCACGAACGGCAGCCAGTTCTTCATCACCTTCGAACCGACCGACTTCCTGAACGGCAAGCACACCATTTTCGGGAAGGTCGTGACCGGCGACGACCTGCTGCCGAAACTGACCCGCACCATGGACCAGAACAACAGTGAAGTGGCGGGCGCGGTCGCCGACCAGATCCTGACCGTGCGCATCCTGACCAAGGGCTGA
- a CDS encoding class I SAM-dependent methyltransferase: MSVLLPAVRDRLRAAGEVTFEVPDPDAGLGRYAGEGTPHGTHRPWSTWTDLADLLGAHLLTPDRAGEGRVRLTLRAHAPARDPDHAGYGPDGDWARVNKLEDPVFLATFVEALRRVNPPQGGRVLALGVNAGHELDALPLAFPDRTFEVVGVDLDPAAAQAARARHPQATIHAADVNALPPDLGRFDLILALSLLQSPGVRQDVLLSTLRRHHLTPGGGLILGYPNARYRDGTLSYGARMRNYARPDLSLLAADVTNARRGLQKHDFKVFVTGKYEVLLTAIPAHSTTPTDLEL, from the coding sequence ATGAGCGTCCTCCTGCCCGCCGTGCGTGACCGGCTGCGCGCGGCGGGCGAGGTGACCTTCGAGGTGCCCGACCCCGACGCGGGCCTGGGTCGCTACGCGGGCGAGGGGACCCCGCACGGCACGCACCGCCCCTGGAGCACCTGGACGGACCTCGCGGACCTGCTCGGCGCGCACCTCCTGACCCCGGACCGGGCCGGGGAGGGTCGGGTGCGCCTGACCCTGCGCGCCCACGCCCCCGCCCGCGACCCGGATCACGCCGGGTACGGCCCGGACGGCGACTGGGCCCGCGTGAACAAGCTGGAGGACCCCGTCTTCCTGGCGACGTTCGTCGAGGCGCTGCGCCGCGTGAATCCCCCCCAGGGCGGGCGGGTGCTGGCGCTGGGCGTGAACGCCGGGCATGAACTGGACGCCCTGCCGCTGGCCTTCCCGGACCGCACCTTCGAGGTGGTGGGCGTGGACCTCGACCCGGCCGCCGCGCAGGCCGCCCGCGCCCGCCATCCCCAGGCGACCATCCATGCGGCGGACGTGAACGCCCTGCCCCCGGACCTGGGCCGCTTCGACCTGATCCTCGCCCTGAGCCTCCTCCAGAGCCCCGGCGTGCGGCAGGACGTGCTGCTCTCCACGCTGCGCCGCCACCACCTGACGCCCGGCGGCGGCCTGATCCTCGGGTACCCGAACGCCCGCTACCGGGACGGCACCCTCTCGTACGGCGCGCGGATGCGCAACTACGCCCGCCCGGACCTGAGCCTGCTCGCCGCCGACGTCACCAACGCCCGGCGCGGCCTCCAGAAGCACGACTTCAAGGTGTTCGTGACCGGCAAGTACGAGGTCCTGCTGACCGCCATTCCCGCGCACTCCACGACCCCCACGGATCTGGAACTGTAG
- the trmB gene encoding tRNA (guanine(46)-N(7))-methyltransferase TrmB, with protein MIARLGDFQFPDSAARLYPDTPDRPWVLEVGFGDGRFWPHFAATFPEAPNYLGVELSGVSLLKAHRRLRDAGLDNAILTKMPADVLVRSVIPHAGLDLIVVNFPDPWPKAGHTDHRLLRVPFFRLAASRLKPGGMILLTTDHDEYFEFACEQAGASGVMRVERTDPPAAALETKYALKWRDLGLGVNHARFIPTAHQPVPHGPTTPYPEDPTTVPHAVLTLPDTFGPQTFEKVTERNPGSRGAEEGGAWTVILLDLYAGLRRDGWVVLAHVVEGELTQEVLIGITAREDGTHLVRLAKFGGPIITTGVKAAVGVVTRWLEGQGAVVKHHGY; from the coding sequence ATGATCGCCCGCCTCGGCGACTTCCAGTTCCCCGACAGCGCCGCGCGCCTGTACCCGGACACCCCGGACCGCCCCTGGGTGCTGGAGGTCGGCTTCGGCGACGGGCGCTTCTGGCCGCACTTCGCCGCGACCTTCCCCGAGGCGCCCAACTACCTCGGCGTGGAACTCTCCGGCGTGTCGCTCCTGAAGGCGCACCGCCGCCTGCGGGACGCGGGCCTGGACAACGCGATCCTCACGAAGATGCCCGCCGACGTCCTCGTGCGGTCCGTCATCCCGCACGCGGGCCTGGACCTGATCGTCGTGAACTTCCCCGACCCCTGGCCCAAGGCCGGACACACCGACCACCGTCTCCTGCGCGTCCCGTTCTTCCGCCTGGCCGCCAGCCGCCTGAAACCCGGCGGGATGATCCTCCTGACCACCGACCACGACGAGTACTTCGAGTTCGCGTGCGAGCAGGCCGGGGCCAGCGGCGTCATGCGCGTCGAACGCACCGATCCGCCCGCCGCCGCGCTGGAGACCAAGTACGCCCTGAAGTGGCGTGACCTCGGCCTGGGCGTCAACCACGCCCGTTTCATCCCCACCGCCCACCAGCCCGTCCCGCACGGGCCGACCACGCCCTACCCGGAGGACCCCACCACCGTGCCCCACGCCGTCCTGACCCTGCCCGACACCTTTGGCCCCCAGACCTTCGAGAAGGTCACCGAACGCAACCCCGGCAGCCGAGGCGCGGAGGAAGGCGGCGCGTGGACGGTCATCCTGCTCGACCTGTACGCCGGACTGCGCCGCGACGGCTGGGTCGTCCTGGCGCACGTCGTCGAGGGCGAACTGACCCAGGAGGTATTGATCGGCATCACCGCCCGCGAGGACGGCACGCACCTCGTGCGCCTCGCCAAGTTCGGCGGCCCGATCATCACGACCGGCGTGAAGGCCGCCGTGGGCGTCGTCACCCGCTGGCTGGAAGGACAGGGCGCGGTCGTCAAGCACCACGGGTACTGA
- a CDS encoding FAD-dependent oxidoreductase — translation MFGSPSPRSRPQPGHLYDVAVVGAGLAGTELAWRLARAGLDVLLVSQALDHLGNLYQPTTAGVTFPDGSLFEEVRAALHPDTDGWTFHRHLKARVEETSGIHLLQSTVTALDEEDTQIVLSTWEGPKLHARLGVLAVGAFLKGRLLVGDTMDEAGRLSEVAYDFLADDLTASGIWLIGTERRAEGEGVEPPYDVRFLTPAPSELDGFRVNRLDRVRMLGQCTPGEHTYGSVLRDAACLADDLLADLTGGRA, via the coding sequence ATGTTTGGTTCGCCCTCTCCGAGAAGTCGCCCGCAACCGGGGCATCTGTATGACGTGGCCGTGGTCGGTGCCGGACTGGCGGGCACCGAGCTGGCGTGGCGCCTGGCCCGCGCGGGACTGGACGTGCTGCTGGTGTCTCAGGCGCTCGATCACCTGGGGAACCTGTACCAGCCGACCACGGCGGGCGTGACGTTCCCGGACGGCAGTCTGTTCGAGGAGGTGCGCGCCGCGCTGCACCCCGACACGGACGGCTGGACGTTCCACCGGCACCTGAAGGCCCGCGTGGAGGAGACGAGCGGCATTCACCTGTTGCAGAGCACCGTCACCGCGCTGGACGAGGAGGACACCCAGATCGTGCTGTCCACCTGGGAGGGCCCGAAACTGCACGCGCGGCTGGGCGTGCTGGCCGTCGGCGCGTTTCTGAAGGGCCGCCTGCTCGTGGGGGACACCATGGACGAGGCCGGGCGTCTCAGCGAGGTCGCGTACGACTTCCTCGCGGACGACCTGACCGCCAGCGGCATCTGGCTGATCGGGACGGAACGCCGCGCCGAGGGTGAAGGCGTCGAGCCGCCGTACGACGTGCGCTTCCTGACGCCCGCCCCCAGCGAACTCGACGGCTTCCGCGTGAACCGCCTGGACCGCGTGCGGATGCTGGGCCAGTGCACGCCCGGCGAGCACACCTACGGCAGCGTGCTGCGTGACGCGGCCTGCCTCGCCGACGACCTGCTGGCCGACCTGACCGGGGGGCGCGCATGA
- a CDS encoding RluA family pseudouridine synthase: MSDDVPSNSGFAFRSQVRAGGERVLAFLSREYRHSDAATWAARLAAGEVEVRGVAARGDEVLRAGDVVVWHRPPWREEAVPLDYAVLLEDDALVAVSKPSGLPTLPGAGFLTHTLLTQVRLRYPGASPLHRLGRGTSGVVLFARTGSAGAALSRAWREHEVGKVYRALGSGAPDWDTLDIQTPIGPVPHPRLGTVFAASADGKASRSVATVRERRAGQTLFDVAIHTGRPHQIRIHLAAAGHPLVGDPLYGPGGLPLPDLPGLPGDLGYLLHAWTLHFTHPVTGEAVRVEAPPPDALDAGRDARGGPSMI, encoded by the coding sequence ATGTCCGACGACGTCCCCTCGAACAGTGGTTTCGCGTTCCGGTCGCAGGTGCGCGCGGGTGGGGAGCGGGTGCTGGCGTTCCTGTCGCGCGAGTACCGGCATTCGGACGCGGCGACGTGGGCCGCGAGGCTGGCGGCGGGTGAGGTGGAGGTGCGGGGCGTCGCCGCGCGGGGGGATGAGGTGCTGCGCGCCGGGGACGTGGTCGTGTGGCACCGCCCCCCGTGGCGGGAGGAGGCGGTCCCGCTGGACTACGCGGTGCTGCTGGAGGACGACGCGCTGGTCGCGGTGAGTAAGCCGTCCGGGCTGCCGACCCTGCCGGGCGCGGGGTTCCTGACGCACACGCTGCTCACGCAGGTGCGGCTGCGGTATCCGGGGGCCAGTCCGCTGCACCGGCTGGGGCGCGGCACGAGCGGCGTGGTGCTGTTCGCCCGGACCGGGTCGGCGGGCGCGGCGCTGTCCCGCGCGTGGCGGGAGCACGAGGTGGGGAAGGTGTACCGCGCGCTGGGCTCGGGCGCGCCGGACTGGGACACGCTGGACATTCAGACGCCCATCGGGCCGGTGCCGCACCCGCGCCTGGGCACGGTGTTCGCCGCCAGCGCGGACGGGAAGGCGTCGCGCAGCGTGGCGACGGTGCGCGAACGCCGCGCCGGGCAGACGCTGTTCGACGTGGCGATCCACACCGGCCGCCCCCACCAGATCCGCATTCACCTCGCCGCCGCCGGGCACCCCCTGGTGGGCGACCCGCTGTACGGCCCGGGCGGCCTCCCACTGCCCGATCTGCCGGGCCTGCCGGGCGACCTGGGGTACCTGCTGCACGCCTGGACGCTGCACTTCACGCACCCCGTCACGGGAGAGGCCGTGCGGGTGGAGGCCCCGCCGCCGGATGCACTGGACGCCGGACGGGACGCCCGGGGTGGCCCGTCAATGATCTGA
- a CDS encoding sensor domain-containing diguanylate cyclase/phosphohydrolase codes for MSRDPQLPTRQAVWRAAVRDSLLGSSGWVVTLFVLTLPSAALNTIVIQDAARHQQALLILADTRTAALALNAVEWQARQRGAVTPDLRREANVSLEELSRFTAQLKRLSREDLLLSHLHPHESQQENLVQHIADYTGAVQQILTLIERGQTQAAAQLDVLQVDPTLWTLREQVRVLRAVETDTVSVGQRLILLLTALSALGALLTAALLSTRLHRSLQQTRDWHAEAQRQREREERDSMTGLWNRQGLQRRFTLAQAAGPLSVAVLDLNRLKAINDLGGHGAGDAYLQRVARALHGVTAQGGTAARVGGDEFALLLPASSDAQALHLLEQLSLDLQQSGDTLPPFAFGVTQVTAVTSLDRVLALADAAMYEHKEQQRADLGSTRLGPSVEEFTSRLEQLETPQAVLDEGLRLARDMLGFHGSTYVERRGEQFMVVRLEGEIPAEMLVRRDQPVQGERGLMTDVLTHSVTRWSNDYPAEPYVLTSWLEAGLKSVLLVPVRYGGRVMGVISLLHFGTWRVITPQARRLTEALASRLGHTFEQQAALEQLRRAVQGGLLALGAALEERDLETAGHTERVVALAEMLGTRLGLAETDLHALQQGASLHDIGKLAIPDAILLKPGPLDEHEWSVMQDHAARGFEIAHRLQGLMPATLNVIRHHHEHWDGSGYPDGLSGEQIPLAARIFAVCDVYDALTHPRPYKAAWTHEQAIEEIRARCGSHFDPRVVEAFLALVDSGSVARLQRTGAPSGALRS; via the coding sequence ATGTCGCGCGACCCTCAGCTTCCCACCCGCCAGGCTGTGTGGCGGGCTGCGGTGCGCGACAGTCTGCTCGGGTCGTCCGGGTGGGTGGTCACGCTGTTCGTGCTGACGCTGCCGTCAGCCGCGCTGAACACCATCGTCATTCAGGACGCCGCCCGGCACCAGCAGGCGCTGCTGATCCTGGCCGACACCCGCACGGCGGCGCTGGCCCTGAACGCCGTGGAATGGCAGGCGCGGCAGCGCGGGGCGGTAACCCCCGACCTGCGCCGCGAGGCGAACGTCAGCCTGGAGGAACTGAGCCGCTTCACCGCGCAGCTCAAACGCCTGAGCCGCGAGGACCTGCTGCTCAGTCACCTGCACCCGCACGAGAGCCAGCAGGAGAACCTGGTGCAGCACATCGCGGACTACACGGGCGCCGTGCAGCAGATCCTGACGCTGATCGAGCGGGGGCAGACTCAGGCGGCCGCGCAGCTGGACGTCCTGCAGGTCGACCCGACCCTCTGGACGCTGCGGGAACAGGTCCGCGTCCTGCGGGCCGTCGAGACGGACACGGTGAGCGTCGGGCAGCGGCTGATTCTGCTGCTCACCGCCCTGAGTGCGCTGGGGGCGCTGCTGACGGCCGCGCTGCTCTCCACGCGCCTGCACCGCAGCCTGCAGCAGACCCGCGACTGGCACGCCGAGGCACAGCGGCAGCGGGAACGGGAGGAACGCGACTCCATGACCGGCCTGTGGAACCGCCAGGGGCTGCAGCGCCGCTTCACGCTGGCGCAGGCCGCCGGGCCGCTCAGCGTGGCGGTCCTGGATCTCAACCGCCTGAAGGCCATCAATGACCTGGGCGGGCACGGGGCGGGCGACGCGTACCTGCAGCGGGTCGCGCGGGCCCTGCATGGCGTGACCGCGCAGGGCGGCACGGCCGCGCGGGTGGGGGGTGACGAGTTCGCGCTGCTGCTGCCGGCGTCCAGTGACGCGCAGGCCCTGCACCTGCTGGAGCAGCTGTCCCTGGACCTGCAGCAGTCCGGGGACACGCTGCCGCCCTTCGCGTTCGGGGTGACGCAGGTGACGGCTGTCACGTCGCTGGACCGGGTGCTGGCCCTGGCGGACGCGGCCATGTACGAGCACAAGGAGCAGCAGCGCGCGGATCTGGGCAGCACCCGACTGGGCCCCAGCGTGGAGGAGTTCACCAGTCGCCTCGAGCAGCTGGAAACCCCGCAGGCCGTGCTGGACGAGGGGCTGCGGCTCGCGCGGGACATGCTGGGCTTTCACGGCAGCACCTACGTGGAGCGGCGCGGCGAGCAGTTCATGGTGGTCCGCCTGGAGGGCGAGATTCCGGCCGAGATGCTGGTCCGGCGTGACCAGCCGGTCCAGGGGGAGCGCGGCCTGATGACTGACGTGCTGACGCACAGCGTGACCCGCTGGAGCAACGACTACCCTGCGGAGCCGTACGTGCTGACCAGCTGGCTGGAAGCCGGCCTGAAGAGCGTGCTGCTGGTCCCGGTGCGTTACGGGGGGCGGGTGATGGGCGTGATCAGCCTGCTGCACTTCGGGACGTGGCGGGTGATCACCCCGCAGGCCCGGCGCCTGACGGAGGCGCTGGCGTCCCGGCTGGGGCACACCTTCGAGCAGCAGGCGGCGCTGGAGCAGTTGCGGCGCGCGGTGCAGGGGGGCCTGCTGGCGCTGGGCGCGGCGCTGGAGGAACGCGACTTGGAGACGGCGGGGCACACCGAGCGGGTGGTGGCGCTCGCCGAGATGCTCGGCACGCGCCTGGGGCTGGCGGAGACGGACCTGCACGCGCTGCAGCAGGGCGCGTCGCTGCATGACATTGGAAAGCTGGCCATTCCGGACGCGATCCTGCTCAAGCCGGGTCCGCTGGATGAGCACGAGTGGTCGGTGATGCAGGACCATGCGGCGCGCGGTTTCGAGATCGCGCACCGCCTGCAGGGGCTGATGCCGGCCACGCTGAACGTGATCCGGCACCACCACGAGCACTGGGACGGGAGCGGCTATCCGGACGGCCTGAGCGGCGAGCAGATTCCGCTGGCGGCGCGGATCTTCGCGGTCTGTGACGTGTACGACGCCCTGACTCACCCGCGACCGTACAAGGCCGCGTGGACGCACGAGCAGGCGATCGAGGAAATCCGGGCGCGCTGCGGATCGCATTTCGACCCGCGGGTCGTGGAGGCCTTCCTCGCCCTGGTGGATTCGGGCAGCGTGGCGCGGCTTCAGCGGACAGGCGCACCATCGGGAGCCCTGCGCTCCTGA